A genomic segment from Terriglobia bacterium encodes:
- a CDS encoding pyridoxal phosphate-dependent aminotransferase yields the protein MFSARVPGDLRPNAIARVRREGEVSFDLTVSNPTQCGIAYPGTLMAPLARPAALAYRPEALGNEGARRAIAADYRRHGVEVDQRRIVITSSSSESYAFLFKLLCDPGDAVMIPAPSYPLFEHLAALDGVRALPYRLDPGDGWRPSLPGDLPERTRAVIAVHPNNPTGSYVEPSAATSLALACMRNGTALIADEVFLDYPLVRAVAAPTFAVRGDVLTFTLGGVSKSLGLPQLKLSWIVVSGPDEAVEEALRRLEFIADNYLSVGTPVQLALPLLLIEAAPVRDAILDRCRRNLGALRAAASSVPAVSVPAPQGGWSAVLRFPSTIGEEALALELLQQDGVAVHPGYFFDFPGDGYVVVSLLPEPGAFAEGTRLLLRRIASKV from the coding sequence ATGTTCTCGGCCAGAGTCCCTGGCGATCTCCGCCCGAACGCGATCGCCCGAGTGCGCCGCGAGGGGGAGGTCTCGTTCGACCTCACGGTGTCGAACCCGACCCAGTGCGGGATCGCGTACCCGGGGACGCTCATGGCGCCGCTCGCCCGTCCTGCGGCCCTCGCGTACCGGCCCGAGGCGCTGGGGAACGAGGGCGCGCGTCGCGCGATCGCGGCCGACTACCGGCGGCATGGCGTGGAGGTGGATCAACGGCGAATCGTGATCACCTCATCGTCGAGCGAGTCCTACGCGTTCCTCTTCAAGCTCCTGTGCGACCCCGGCGACGCGGTGATGATCCCCGCCCCTTCCTACCCTCTCTTCGAGCACCTCGCCGCCCTCGACGGCGTGCGCGCCCTCCCCTACCGCCTCGACCCGGGAGACGGCTGGCGGCCCTCGCTGCCGGGAGATCTTCCGGAGCGGACGCGGGCCGTGATCGCCGTCCACCCGAACAACCCGACCGGCTCCTACGTCGAGCCCTCCGCGGCAACCTCGCTGGCTCTCGCGTGCATGCGTAACGGGACGGCGCTGATTGCGGACGAGGTGTTCCTCGATTACCCGCTGGTGCGTGCCGTCGCGGCGCCGACGTTCGCCGTGCGCGGCGACGTCCTCACGTTCACGCTGGGCGGGGTGTCGAAATCCCTCGGGCTGCCGCAGCTCAAGCTCTCCTGGATCGTGGTGAGCGGTCCGGACGAGGCCGTCGAGGAAGCGCTCCGCCGCCTCGAGTTCATCGCGGACAATTATCTCTCGGTGGGAACGCCGGTCCAGCTCGCGCTTCCCCTCCTGCTGATCGAGGCCGCGCCGGTGAGGGACGCGATCCTGGACCGCTGCCGCCGCAACCTCGGCGCCCTCCGCGCCGCTGCCTCGTCGGTCCCGGCGGTCTCCGTTCCGGCGCCGCAGGGCGGCTGGAGCGCGGTCCTGCGGTTCCCGTCCACCATCGGCGAGGAGGCGCTCGCTCTCGAGCTGCTGCAGCAGGACGGCGTCGCCGTCCACCCGGGGTACTTCTTCGACTTCCCCGGCGACGGGTACGTGGTCGTGAGCCTCCTGCCGGAGCCGGGCGCGTTCGCGGAGGGCACGCGGCTCCTCCTTCGTCGTATCGCGTCGAAGGTGTAA
- a CDS encoding sigma 54-interacting transcriptional regulator — MPGRDGSGDRYLLRRVLGEGGAGRVWLVEDSLRPGSPLALKELHAGGAGGPRHEEELRREFATLARLKHPNLVEVHEFDASPESGLPRFTLEFIEGRSIVDAIAHEGPALLLDLAAEALRALAFLHEFGLIHRDLKPGNLLVRDRPKLGCRLVLVDFGLAEPGAEDPLEVHRARGTLPYMAPELFRNERATPRSDLYALGAVLFEAAHGHPPISPSGPDLTRFVLAVSEGRRARPPLPAGHPTGLDRWLEELLAPDPALRPATASEALARLNEACGLRFPIETPAGRAARLMSGPPAGREAEIAALRSALDPSSGPRVVWLDGSPGSGKTRILRWLEAEAVLDGWKVVSSDPDAIPSVEVLREAASRSPVLVTLDDADAAGSRAAEFLDRIAREGDRPPVQVVAAMGPGPAAHPVLRKLVADTGSVPTLRRVEVPRLGAEAIRAMATRAAGGAVSEEQVQWLLDASEGSSARADSLLISGAWERGELAGPEEDDDVLSAGRLRMLAPGARAWLEALAVLETDAEEGALLQLSGLDAAEGRAAAEEAAAAGLAHRKKGRWQTDSRALADRLRAGMEPAQRCALHRAAAEALEGAGAETADSRLLARLWEEAGERERAAAWAVRAAERAGGAGDPVAAAAMWARALRLLGRERAGRYRLRERQAGALADAGLQPAAARAWGAASRLAPTLADRAGALARQAHALVQAGRFERALRVADRAAELAGSAGGTEQLALARKAAGIVLGRLGRETEAIPLLGSALAMIEGRGDLEAEADVLQLLATCRVRLGADGAEGDFAEAIERYRAARGGAGEPGAQELKALLGLGFLKARAGARVEAVSILEGVRDAAARRGTLGLEESAISRLAMVAIDAGELDRAIALAEQAADLALHLGDPNLLLVDQCRLADARIRCGRAGEAVTLLQEALSRPTARVEPENEDYARMLLASAWMETGSAEEDRVRSLLEESLARCRGRIKRRPLLMALALELERRSRPGCRDPFEPAALELDAVAEATREPIDPEVRIRRSLARAEWRLARGDAESARHEAEEAAEAARSGGALAFEARSRALLSHSLARAGRDDEARLALQEGRRLLSEAADRIADEDVRSDFLRCPVFSRLAEEHAPGGGGPDRRLRALYDMIHTLNSETDPEALLEAILDMALGAVGAERGMILLKEERDGAPGDESSVRLARGLETETERDVESYSRSVVAAAGEGRSLLALDAGSDPRFRDLRSVSLYGIRSLMCVPLRSRGRIIGTVYLDCRRGGALFTPDDLRFVEAFSDHAALALENTRARARLERRNRELLAAADVRTSFASLVGRSAAMQGVFDLIEKVAATVLPVLIQGESGTGKELVARAIHAHGTRRRLTFLTENCAAIPETLLESALFGHVKGAFTGADRAHPGLFEQADGGTLFLDEVGDMSPGMQARLLRVLEQGEVRRVGAETTSRVDVRVLAATHRDLAALSKAGRFREDLLYRLQVLTIELPPLRKRPGDVALLASHFLSRIAAERGRPAPPVEDDVLAAFERYAWPGNVRELQNALQRLSMLAGAGPIGLDTIESDPQLRRILLPVTRHSEPAFSLKTGEREQILAAIEAARGNRKRAAALLGVSRATLYRKLGRHRI; from the coding sequence ATGCCTGGACGGGACGGTTCCGGCGACCGGTACCTCCTGCGGCGGGTCCTCGGCGAAGGGGGGGCCGGTCGGGTTTGGCTGGTGGAGGACAGCCTCCGCCCCGGGTCACCTCTCGCGCTCAAGGAGCTTCACGCGGGCGGAGCGGGGGGGCCGCGCCACGAGGAGGAGCTCCGGCGGGAATTCGCGACGCTCGCGCGGCTCAAGCATCCGAACCTGGTCGAGGTCCATGAGTTCGACGCTTCGCCGGAATCCGGCCTGCCGCGATTCACCCTGGAGTTCATCGAGGGGCGGAGCATCGTGGACGCGATCGCGCACGAGGGTCCCGCGCTCCTCCTCGATCTCGCGGCCGAGGCGCTCCGCGCTCTCGCGTTCCTCCACGAGTTCGGCCTGATCCACCGCGACCTCAAGCCCGGCAACCTCCTGGTCCGCGACCGGCCCAAGCTCGGCTGCCGCTTGGTGCTGGTGGACTTCGGCCTGGCCGAGCCCGGTGCGGAGGATCCGCTCGAAGTCCATCGGGCCAGGGGGACGCTGCCGTACATGGCGCCGGAGCTGTTCCGGAACGAGAGAGCGACCCCCCGCTCCGACCTCTACGCGCTGGGCGCCGTCCTATTCGAGGCGGCACACGGCCATCCGCCGATCTCGCCTTCCGGTCCGGACCTCACGCGCTTCGTGCTCGCGGTATCGGAAGGCCGGCGAGCGCGGCCTCCGCTGCCCGCCGGCCATCCCACCGGGCTCGACCGCTGGCTCGAGGAGCTGCTCGCTCCCGATCCGGCCCTGCGGCCCGCGACGGCCTCGGAGGCGCTCGCCCGTCTCAACGAGGCCTGCGGATTGCGGTTTCCGATCGAGACTCCCGCGGGCCGGGCGGCCCGGTTGATGTCGGGGCCGCCCGCGGGTCGCGAAGCGGAGATCGCGGCACTCCGGTCCGCGCTCGACCCTTCTTCCGGACCCCGCGTGGTGTGGCTCGACGGAAGCCCCGGCTCCGGGAAGACGCGGATACTACGCTGGCTCGAGGCGGAGGCGGTGCTCGATGGGTGGAAGGTGGTTTCGTCGGATCCCGACGCGATACCGTCGGTGGAGGTGCTGCGTGAAGCTGCCTCGCGGTCGCCGGTGCTCGTGACCCTGGACGACGCCGACGCGGCGGGGAGCCGAGCGGCCGAGTTCCTCGACAGGATCGCGCGGGAAGGCGACCGGCCTCCGGTCCAGGTGGTGGCCGCGATGGGGCCGGGTCCCGCCGCTCATCCCGTCCTGCGGAAGCTCGTCGCCGACACCGGCAGCGTGCCGACCCTGCGCCGCGTCGAGGTGCCCCGCCTCGGCGCTGAGGCGATCCGCGCGATGGCGACCCGGGCCGCGGGCGGCGCCGTCTCCGAGGAGCAGGTGCAGTGGCTCCTCGATGCTTCGGAGGGTTCCTCGGCAAGAGCGGACTCGCTCTTGATCTCGGGAGCGTGGGAGCGCGGCGAGCTCGCGGGGCCGGAGGAGGACGACGACGTTCTCTCCGCCGGGCGGCTTCGCATGCTCGCCCCCGGCGCTCGAGCGTGGCTCGAGGCGTTGGCCGTCCTCGAGACCGACGCGGAGGAAGGCGCGCTGCTTCAGCTGTCCGGTCTCGACGCCGCGGAGGGACGCGCCGCGGCGGAGGAAGCCGCCGCCGCCGGTCTCGCGCACCGAAAGAAGGGGAGGTGGCAGACGGACTCCCGCGCGCTCGCCGACCGGCTGCGCGCCGGTATGGAGCCGGCGCAACGGTGCGCGCTCCACCGCGCCGCCGCGGAGGCTCTCGAGGGCGCGGGGGCGGAGACCGCCGATTCGCGGCTCCTGGCGCGGCTGTGGGAGGAAGCCGGAGAGCGCGAGCGGGCGGCCGCATGGGCCGTGCGCGCCGCCGAGCGCGCCGGGGGGGCGGGAGATCCCGTGGCGGCGGCGGCGATGTGGGCGCGCGCGCTGCGCCTCCTCGGCCGGGAGCGGGCGGGTCGATACCGGCTCCGGGAGCGGCAGGCGGGGGCGCTCGCCGACGCCGGCCTCCAACCCGCGGCCGCGAGGGCGTGGGGAGCCGCTTCGCGCCTCGCGCCGACCCTGGCCGACCGCGCGGGGGCCCTGGCGCGACAGGCGCACGCCCTCGTCCAGGCGGGGCGCTTCGAGCGGGCGCTTCGCGTCGCGGACCGCGCGGCGGAGCTGGCAGGGAGCGCGGGCGGCACGGAGCAGCTGGCTTTGGCCCGGAAGGCGGCCGGCATCGTGCTCGGGCGGCTGGGGCGTGAAACGGAGGCGATCCCGCTCCTGGGAAGCGCGCTCGCGATGATCGAGGGCCGGGGCGACCTCGAGGCCGAGGCCGATGTCCTGCAGCTCCTGGCCACCTGCAGGGTGAGGCTCGGGGCGGACGGCGCGGAGGGGGACTTCGCGGAAGCGATCGAACGCTACCGCGCTGCGCGCGGAGGCGCGGGCGAGCCCGGGGCGCAGGAGCTGAAGGCGCTCCTCGGACTCGGGTTCCTCAAGGCCCGCGCGGGCGCAAGGGTCGAGGCGGTCTCGATCCTCGAGGGCGTGCGCGACGCGGCCGCGAGGCGCGGCACCCTCGGCCTCGAAGAGTCTGCGATCTCCCGGCTCGCGATGGTGGCCATCGATGCCGGCGAGCTGGACCGCGCGATCGCTCTCGCGGAGCAGGCGGCGGACCTCGCGCTCCACCTGGGTGACCCGAATCTCCTGCTGGTGGACCAGTGCCGCCTGGCGGACGCGCGGATCCGCTGCGGCCGCGCCGGAGAGGCCGTGACGCTTCTCCAGGAGGCGCTCTCCCGGCCCACCGCCCGAGTCGAGCCCGAAAACGAGGACTACGCGCGAATGCTCCTCGCGAGCGCGTGGATGGAGACCGGCTCCGCCGAGGAGGACCGGGTCCGCTCGCTCCTCGAGGAGAGCCTCGCGCGCTGCCGCGGCCGCATCAAGAGACGCCCGCTCCTGATGGCGCTCGCGCTCGAGCTGGAGCGCAGGTCGCGGCCGGGATGCCGTGACCCGTTCGAGCCCGCGGCCCTCGAGCTCGACGCGGTCGCGGAGGCCACCCGGGAGCCGATCGATCCCGAAGTCCGGATCCGCCGCTCCCTCGCGCGTGCCGAGTGGCGGCTCGCGCGAGGCGACGCCGAGAGCGCCCGGCACGAGGCAGAGGAGGCCGCGGAGGCGGCCCGCTCGGGTGGAGCGCTGGCATTCGAGGCTCGATCGCGCGCGCTGCTCTCGCACTCGCTCGCCCGCGCCGGACGCGACGACGAGGCACGCCTGGCGCTTCAGGAGGGGAGGCGGCTCCTGTCGGAGGCCGCGGACCGGATCGCGGACGAGGACGTGCGGAGCGATTTCCTCCGTTGCCCCGTCTTCTCGCGCCTCGCGGAGGAGCATGCGCCGGGCGGAGGCGGGCCGGACCGCCGCCTCCGGGCGCTCTACGACATGATCCACACGCTGAACTCCGAGACGGACCCCGAGGCGCTCCTCGAGGCGATCCTCGACATGGCACTCGGCGCGGTCGGCGCGGAGCGCGGCATGATCCTGCTCAAGGAGGAACGGGACGGCGCGCCCGGCGACGAGTCCTCGGTGCGGCTCGCGCGCGGGCTCGAAACCGAGACCGAGCGGGACGTCGAGTCGTACAGCCGGAGCGTGGTGGCGGCGGCGGGAGAAGGGCGCTCGCTCCTGGCGCTCGACGCCGGGAGCGATCCCCGCTTCCGGGACCTCCGCAGCGTCAGCCTCTACGGCATCCGATCGCTGATGTGCGTTCCGCTCCGCTCGCGCGGCCGCATCATCGGAACCGTGTATCTCGACTGCAGGCGCGGCGGGGCCCTGTTCACCCCGGACGACCTGCGGTTCGTCGAGGCGTTCTCCGACCACGCCGCCCTCGCCCTCGAGAACACCCGGGCGCGGGCTCGGCTCGAGCGGCGGAATCGCGAGCTCTTGGCGGCCGCGGACGTGCGGACCTCGTTCGCGAGCCTCGTCGGGCGGTCGGCGGCGATGCAGGGCGTGTTCGACCTGATCGAGAAGGTCGCGGCCACGGTTCTACCCGTCCTGATCCAGGGGGAGAGCGGAACCGGCAAGGAGCTGGTCGCCCGCGCGATCCACGCCCACGGGACGCGCCGCCGCCTGACGTTCCTCACCGAGAACTGCGCCGCGATTCCGGAGACGCTCCTCGAGAGCGCGCTGTTCGGTCACGTGAAAGGCGCGTTCACGGGCGCCGATCGCGCCCACCCCGGCCTCTTCGAGCAGGCCGACGGGGGCACGCTCTTTCTGGACGAGGTGGGAGACATGTCTCCGGGGATGCAGGCCCGGCTCCTGCGCGTCCTCGAGCAGGGAGAGGTCCGCCGCGTCGGGGCCGAGACGACCTCGAGGGTCGACGTCCGGGTCCTGGCGGCGACCCATCGCGATCTCGCCGCCTTGAGCAAGGCCGGGCGCTTTCGAGAGGATCTCCTCTACCGCCTTCAGGTCCTCACCATCGAGCTGCCGCCTCTCAGGAAGCGCCCCGGCGATGTCGCGCTCCTCGCGAGCCACTTCCTCTCGCGGATCGCCGCCGAGCGCGGCCGGCCGGCACCTCCGGTCGAGGACGACGTGCTCGCGGCGTTCGAGCGGTACGCCTGGCCCGGCAACGTCCGCGAGCTGCAGAACGCGCTGCAGCGGCTCTCGATGCTCGCAGGCGCAGGACCGATCGGCCTCGACACGATCGAGTCCGACCCTCAGCTGCGACGCATCCTCCTGCCCGTGACGCGGCACAGCGAGCCGGCGTTCTCGCTCAAGACCGGCGAGCGCGAGCAGATCCTGGCGGCCATCGAGGCCGCGCGCGGTAACCGCAAGCGAGCCGCGGCGCTGCTCGGCGTATCCCGCGCGACCCTCTACCGGAAGCTGGGACGCCACCGGATCTGA
- a CDS encoding MFS transporter has protein sequence MIYPLLPTFITGLAPVGTAAVWVGLMEGTAETAASLLKLVSGRVSDALGRRKALVVLGYGLSTVCRPLMSIAAAAWHVVGLRFADRVGKGIRTSPRDAIVGDSVDPGHRGLAFSFHRAMDHAGAVLGPVAASAILWGFLGRAAWGSAAGVAPGEMRALRWVFALALVPGLFALGSLLLGVREVARDRADPARPPGSWRDLPPRLYGFVAVTTLFALGNSSDLFLLLHGQIRFGLGTGSAIALWVALHLSKIAFSLPGGILSDRLGRRGVIVAGWTAYALVYLGMAAATTVGEYCALFVAYGLYYGMTEGAEKALVADLVRSERRGTAYGIYHGAIGLAALPASVLFGWIWSAAGPATAFGFGAALAALATILLPFVPRGER, from the coding sequence ATGATCTACCCCTTGCTCCCCACCTTCATCACCGGACTCGCCCCCGTGGGGACCGCGGCGGTGTGGGTCGGCCTGATGGAGGGGACCGCCGAGACCGCCGCGAGCCTCCTGAAGCTGGTGTCGGGCCGGGTGAGCGACGCTCTCGGACGCCGGAAGGCGCTCGTGGTGCTCGGCTACGGTCTCTCCACGGTCTGCCGCCCCCTGATGTCGATCGCCGCGGCGGCCTGGCACGTGGTCGGGCTCCGCTTCGCCGACCGGGTCGGGAAGGGGATCAGGACGTCGCCGCGGGACGCGATCGTGGGGGACTCGGTCGACCCCGGTCACCGCGGGCTCGCCTTCAGCTTCCACCGCGCGATGGACCACGCGGGGGCGGTCCTCGGCCCGGTCGCCGCGTCCGCGATCCTCTGGGGGTTTCTCGGGCGCGCGGCTTGGGGGAGCGCCGCGGGTGTTGCGCCCGGCGAGATGAGGGCGCTGCGCTGGGTGTTCGCGCTCGCCCTCGTGCCCGGACTCTTCGCGCTGGGCTCGCTCCTGCTCGGTGTCCGCGAGGTCGCGAGGGACCGCGCCGATCCCGCGCGGCCCCCCGGTAGCTGGCGGGACCTTCCTCCGAGGCTCTACGGCTTCGTCGCGGTCACGACCCTCTTCGCCCTCGGCAACAGCTCGGACCTCTTCCTGCTGCTCCACGGGCAGATCCGGTTCGGGCTCGGTACGGGTTCCGCGATCGCGCTCTGGGTGGCGCTCCACCTCTCGAAGATCGCGTTCAGTCTCCCGGGAGGGATCCTCTCCGACCGGCTCGGGCGGCGTGGCGTGATCGTCGCGGGGTGGACCGCGTACGCCCTCGTGTACCTCGGCATGGCGGCGGCGACGACGGTGGGGGAGTACTGCGCGCTGTTCGTCGCATACGGTCTCTACTACGGGATGACCGAAGGAGCGGAGAAGGCCCTGGTGGCCGACCTCGTGAGAAGCGAGCGCCGCGGCACGGCCTACGGCATCTACCACGGCGCGATCGGCCTCGCCGCGCTTCCCGCCAGCGTGCTGTTCGGTTGGATCTGGAGCGCCGCGGGGCCCGCGACCGCGTTCGGGTTCGGGGCGGCGCTGGCCGCCCTCGCGACGATCCTCCTGCCCTTCGTGCCGAGAGGCGAGCGGTGA
- a CDS encoding class I SAM-dependent methyltransferase: MTDRLNPQASQMADESMVRNLSAQARAIWPQEVDLLRRYGLPESARILDAGCGTGEITLRLAELYPCAGILGVDIIESHLDLARSRCAGFGNRVRFENRSVFDSGLPDGSFDLTVCRHLIHAIPHPDRVLAELARVTRRGGRLHLIAEDYGMIHFEPRRLDPAGFWHEAPRSFGAAMGTDLHVGRRTPSLLRRLGLKDVTVDYVVVDTTRVPRETFAAIWEAWRDGYADIIAEQTHFTREEVISQFDDMIGTLRESEGYGVWFVPVVAAVVP, encoded by the coding sequence ATGACGGACCGTCTGAATCCGCAGGCCAGCCAAATGGCCGACGAGTCCATGGTGCGGAACCTCTCTGCGCAGGCCCGCGCCATCTGGCCCCAAGAGGTCGACCTGCTCCGGCGCTACGGTCTCCCCGAGTCCGCGCGCATCCTCGACGCGGGTTGCGGGACCGGAGAGATCACGCTCCGGCTGGCGGAGCTGTATCCGTGCGCGGGCATCTTGGGGGTCGACATCATCGAGAGCCACCTCGACCTCGCCCGCTCGCGATGCGCGGGATTCGGGAACCGCGTCCGCTTCGAGAACCGGAGCGTCTTCGATTCGGGGCTTCCCGATGGATCGTTCGACCTCACCGTCTGCCGGCACCTCATCCACGCGATTCCCCACCCCGACCGCGTGCTGGCCGAGCTGGCTCGCGTGACCCGCCGGGGGGGCAGGCTTCACCTGATCGCCGAGGACTACGGCATGATCCACTTCGAGCCCAGGAGGCTGGACCCGGCGGGGTTCTGGCACGAGGCGCCACGGTCCTTCGGCGCGGCGATGGGAACGGATCTCCACGTCGGACGCCGCACCCCCTCGCTGCTCCGCCGGCTCGGATTGAAGGACGTCACCGTGGATTACGTCGTCGTCGACACGACGCGGGTGCCCCGGGAGACGTTCGCCGCCATCTGGGAAGCCTGGCGGGACGGTTACGCGGACATCATCGCGGAGCAGACGCACTTCACGCGCGAAGAGGTCATCTCACAGTTCGACGACATGATCGGGACCCTGCGGGAGTCCGAAGGCTACGGGGTCTGGTTCGTGCCCGTCGTCGCCGCGGTGGTGCCGTAG
- the arfB gene encoding aminoacyl-tRNA hydrolase, whose protein sequence is MIEIEGGLAIPDDEVRYVFSRSGGPGGQNVNKVATRVTLLFDVAGSPSLTPEQKARVAARLATRVSRAGVLRVVCQTTRSQTANRDAAVLRFAQLLRAALRRPKPRAKARVSAADKARRLEEKRRRSRVKRDRAARGEE, encoded by the coding sequence GTGATCGAGATCGAGGGAGGCCTCGCGATCCCGGACGACGAGGTGAGGTACGTGTTCTCGCGGAGCGGCGGCCCGGGAGGCCAGAACGTGAACAAGGTGGCCACCCGCGTGACGCTCCTCTTCGACGTCGCGGGGTCGCCGAGCCTCACGCCCGAGCAGAAGGCCAGGGTCGCGGCGCGGCTCGCCACGCGGGTGAGCCGCGCGGGCGTGCTCCGGGTGGTCTGCCAGACGACGAGGAGCCAGACGGCGAACCGGGATGCCGCCGTCCTGCGATTCGCCCAACTGCTCCGCGCGGCGCTTAGGCGACCGAAGCCGAGGGCGAAGGCGCGGGTCTCGGCGGCGGACAAGGCGCGCCGCCTCGAAGAGAAGCGGCGAAGGAGCCGCGTGAAGCGGGACCGCGCCGCGCGCGGCGAGGAGTAG
- a CDS encoding DUF4388 domain-containing protein, producing MALFGDLSSISLSDLLQWAGQSAKTGALELERNKHVKRIHFRNGSLIGCSSEDPPSLLGQFLLSRGKITAAQLKEGLERQQVKRENLGDILVAMGAISRDELLRHVAEKAEETIYGLFDWPDAAFRFIDGAPPDPGLIEVDLRVEDVLLHGMRRFDEMKRMRGVFDNPSIVLRRTGKTAPPEVTSHKAANAIYASVDGHRTLEELSLHAHASEYFVLKLLFQLLRVGLVEVAGSAGRTPEVRQPPAVAKPSAKATPADGTESDTGLGGEIAVALRLLSRNEPEAALAILAAAYRDHPGDPTLRELVGKAEGACRESAFRVLDPSKVPCLKRSAAELAGEPLSPTESYLTSLLDGRSDVRTVLWLAPMREIEVLQALKSMLERGLIELRKPALAGSL from the coding sequence ATGGCGCTTTTCGGCGACCTTTCCAGCATCTCGCTGTCCGACCTGCTCCAGTGGGCGGGGCAGTCCGCCAAGACCGGCGCGCTGGAGCTCGAGCGCAACAAGCACGTCAAGCGGATCCACTTCCGCAACGGGAGCCTGATCGGCTGCTCGTCCGAGGACCCGCCGTCGCTCCTCGGCCAGTTCCTCCTCTCACGAGGGAAGATTACCGCGGCGCAGCTCAAGGAGGGGCTCGAGCGCCAGCAGGTCAAGCGCGAGAACCTGGGGGACATCCTGGTCGCCATGGGCGCGATCTCGCGAGACGAGCTGCTCCGCCACGTCGCGGAAAAGGCGGAGGAGACCATCTACGGCCTGTTCGACTGGCCGGACGCCGCGTTCCGGTTCATCGACGGCGCGCCGCCCGACCCCGGTTTGATCGAGGTCGACCTCAGGGTCGAGGACGTTCTTCTCCACGGCATGAGGCGCTTCGACGAGATGAAGCGTATGCGAGGCGTGTTCGACAATCCCTCGATCGTCCTTCGCAGGACGGGAAAGACGGCGCCGCCGGAAGTGACCAGCCACAAGGCCGCCAACGCGATCTACGCCTCCGTGGACGGTCACCGGACGCTGGAGGAGCTGTCGCTCCACGCGCACGCGTCCGAGTACTTCGTCCTCAAGCTCCTCTTCCAGCTGCTCCGGGTCGGTCTCGTGGAGGTCGCAGGCTCGGCAGGACGGACCCCGGAGGTCCGGCAACCGCCGGCCGTCGCGAAGCCCTCGGCGAAGGCGACGCCCGCCGATGGCACCGAGAGCGACACGGGTCTGGGCGGCGAGATCGCCGTGGCCCTGCGCCTCCTCTCGCGGAACGAGCCCGAGGCCGCGCTCGCGATCCTCGCCGCCGCGTACCGCGACCACCCGGGCGACCCCACGCTCCGGGAGTTGGTCGGCAAGGCGGAGGGCGCCTGCCGCGAGAGCGCGTTCCGGGTCCTCGATCCGTCGAAGGTCCCGTGCCTCAAGCGCTCGGCGGCGGAGCTCGCGGGCGAGCCTCTCTCCCCCACCGAGTCGTATCTCACCAGCCTGCTCGATGGGCGGAGCGACGTCAGGACGGTCCTGTGGCTCGCGCCGATGCGGGAGATCGAGGTGCTCCAGGCCCTGAAGAGCATGCTGGAACGCGGACTGATCGAGCTCCGCAAGCCCGCGCTCGCCGGCTCGTTGTAG